A DNA window from Pseudoalteromonas spongiae UST010723-006 contains the following coding sequences:
- a CDS encoding MFS transporter, which produces MNKNVVLLAFCQGLITTGNILLVTISALVGKALSPSTTFITFPVAMQMLGLLVTTIPASLIMAKTGRKLGFSLGNSIGISGAVLGFFSLLASQFWLFSFATFLIGIGIGFATLYRFAAIEASDKPAVAISTVMASGVVAAILGPNLAVWVNHHYPTLNYANAFIALAFLYSIALMLLQLVKFNEVSHSQNNGESRPLKTIISAPKFMTAVFIAMVSYTVMNLLMTATPLAMHRHGFDLAQSALVIEWHVLGMFLPSFFSGKLIERFGQVTMMYAGIVLIALCCFVNLLGLSHWHFLAALFLLGVGWNFMFISATQMVSQTYLPQERAKAQATNEFLVFSMVTLSALSAGWLEATVGWQTLNLVTLPILLLTIAWLTIYKIKQKTQLKVNLTTS; this is translated from the coding sequence ATGAACAAAAATGTTGTACTTTTAGCCTTTTGCCAAGGACTTATCACAACCGGTAATATTTTGCTTGTGACCATCTCAGCCCTTGTTGGAAAAGCGCTAAGCCCGAGTACCACATTTATTACTTTTCCCGTTGCCATGCAAATGTTGGGGCTACTAGTTACTACGATTCCTGCGTCGCTGATTATGGCTAAAACGGGTCGAAAGCTGGGCTTTAGTTTAGGCAATAGCATTGGCATTAGCGGCGCCGTGCTTGGCTTTTTTAGTTTATTGGCAAGCCAGTTTTGGTTATTTAGCTTCGCTACTTTTTTAATTGGGATTGGTATTGGCTTTGCTACGCTGTATCGTTTTGCAGCAATTGAAGCCAGTGACAAACCTGCTGTGGCAATCTCTACAGTGATGGCAAGTGGTGTTGTAGCCGCGATACTCGGCCCTAATTTAGCTGTTTGGGTAAACCATCACTACCCTACGCTCAATTATGCTAATGCATTTATTGCACTCGCATTTTTATATTCAATTGCGCTAATGCTACTACAGCTCGTTAAATTTAATGAGGTTTCACATAGCCAAAATAATGGTGAAAGCAGACCATTAAAAACCATTATTAGCGCGCCTAAGTTTATGACTGCAGTGTTTATTGCCATGGTGAGTTACACGGTGATGAACTTATTGATGACAGCAACACCACTGGCGATGCATCGCCATGGCTTTGACTTAGCACAGTCAGCACTGGTGATTGAATGGCACGTATTGGGCATGTTTTTACCGTCATTTTTCAGTGGTAAATTAATAGAGCGATTTGGCCAGGTCACCATGATGTATGCGGGTATTGTTTTAATCGCCCTTTGCTGCTTTGTGAACCTACTTGGCTTAAGCCATTGGCACTTTTTAGCTGCGCTCTTTTTATTGGGTGTCGGTTGGAATTTTATGTTTATTAGCGCGACGCAAATGGTGAGCCAAACTTACCTACCGCAAGAGCGCGCTAAAGCCCAAGCCACCAATGAATTTTTAGTGTTTAGCATGGTAACCCTCTCTGCATTAAGTGCAGGTTGGTTAGAAGCCACCGTAGGTTGGCAAACATTAAACCTAGTTACCTTGCCGATTTTATTATTAACAATCGCGTGGCTAACAATTTATAAAATAAAGCAAAAAACGCAGCTAAAGGTTAACTTAACGACGAGCTAA
- a CDS encoding OsmC family protein, with amino-acid sequence MSQHSAQIEWQKAPDEMFTDGRYNRVHQWHFDGGFSMPASPSPMIVPMPFSNPEFVDPEEAFIASLASCHMLFFLHFAADKGIVIERYTDNAIGKLAKNDDGKLCITGVTLKPEVILADESITHKKSLAELHHQAHEACFLARSVNFEITVECA; translated from the coding sequence ATGTCGCAGCACAGTGCACAAATTGAATGGCAAAAAGCGCCAGATGAGATGTTTACCGATGGGCGTTACAACCGTGTTCACCAGTGGCATTTTGATGGCGGTTTTTCAATGCCTGCATCGCCCTCTCCTATGATAGTACCGATGCCTTTTTCAAACCCTGAGTTTGTTGACCCTGAAGAAGCTTTTATTGCCTCGCTCGCAAGTTGTCATATGTTGTTTTTTCTGCACTTTGCTGCCGATAAAGGCATTGTGATTGAGCGTTATACCGATAACGCAATTGGCAAACTTGCTAAAAACGATGATGGCAAACTATGTATTACCGGTGTGACGTTAAAACCCGAGGTGATATTGGCAGATGAATCGATTACACATAAAAAAAGCTTGGCAGAGTTACACCACCAAGCTCATGAAGCGTGCTTTTTAGCGCGTTCGGTAAATTTTGAAATTACCGTAGAGTGCGCTTAA
- a CDS encoding substrate-binding periplasmic protein has protein sequence MYRISFFIVLMTICLPAFSCEITMGYRTSARLPLIAAMPTNQGLYKAIYQRAAQNINCKLVIKRAPKKRIIKLLNEGAIDFYPGYGFNQTRSEFTHFFENGLTSHSVVITHRNVAKIDNLKQLENKVLLKPYGGRKSAIEERDIMVRYGQDLGIADAIKVIEKKQADFFIYNKASIDYYLAQQPNAQIKIHDCCYLAKPMHFGFSRKSKHYESSLNPNYLPEQAVSVNNVPYLVNKGSVASAFANAVKALAENGVIKQLEQQYYSAALDSEQPASSDISATKH, from the coding sequence ATGTATCGCATATCCTTTTTCATTGTGTTGATGACTATTTGCCTACCGGCGTTTAGCTGTGAAATAACCATGGGTTATCGCACAAGTGCACGATTACCACTTATCGCCGCAATGCCAACCAATCAAGGGCTGTACAAAGCCATATATCAACGAGCTGCACAAAATATTAACTGTAAGTTAGTCATAAAGCGCGCGCCAAAAAAACGCATTATTAAACTGCTTAACGAAGGTGCCATCGACTTTTATCCCGGTTATGGCTTTAATCAGACGCGTAGCGAATTTACTCACTTTTTCGAAAATGGCCTCACCAGTCATAGCGTGGTGATCACACACCGAAATGTTGCCAAGATAGATAATTTAAAACAACTGGAAAACAAAGTACTGTTAAAGCCCTATGGTGGCAGAAAGTCGGCCATTGAAGAGCGAGATATAATGGTGCGATACGGGCAAGATTTAGGTATTGCCGATGCAATCAAAGTAATTGAAAAAAAGCAGGCTGACTTTTTTATTTACAACAAAGCGTCGATTGATTATTACCTAGCGCAGCAGCCAAATGCACAGATTAAAATTCACGACTGCTGTTATTTAGCAAAACCAATGCATTTTGGGTTTTCAAGAAAGTCGAAGCACTATGAATCGTCGCTCAACCCAAACTACTTGCCAGAGCAAGCTGTGTCGGTCAACAACGTACCTTATTTGGTAAATAAAGGAAGCGTTGCCAGCGCATTCGCTAACGCAGTGAAAGCACTGGCCGAAAATGGAGTAATTAAACAGTTAGAGCAGCAATATTACAGTGCAGCACTCGACAGTGAACAACCAGCCTCTTCAGACATATCAGCAACAAAACACTGA
- a CDS encoding M16 family metallopeptidase has product MKLKLVAASVVIALSLAGCNSTTSSNNAQATTSVKAENKVFAQDYVLEELDNGLRVMVVKTDYPDVVSLQIPVSVGSRNEVEAGKTGFAHFFEHMMFKGSEKFPQDVYSDILKNSGVDNRAYTTNDYTNYHLNFSKQHLETVLEIKGDIFQNLKYSESQFRTEALTVKGEYLKNNANPIRQLLSAVRNEAFEKHTYKHTTMGFFEDIEKMPDQMAYGEEFFKKFYKPEYVSLIITGDVDPNDTIELVKKHWGNWQRGDYVADIPVEPKQTAAKYLHKESEGLPGHWLLVSYKGPAWQPTEKDRAAVDLISQLYFSNNSALYQELVVEKQLASQMFTYNPETKDPGLLHVFVKVEKEEDLAKARDAINRTYAKARTELVDADKLANLKSNLKYSFVNGLDSSQAIASTLASYMHFERDPEVINQLYATADSISAEDIREIANKYFIDSGRTTVTMSALKSVKGFEQEVDLNGVVAEMSKPQGDAKFSVLDMRSSSPLVDVNLLFYTGAAADPEGKKGLAAITANMIARGGSESRSYKEIQKALYPIAGSFGVQIDKEMVSFRGRVNKDKVDEWYKIVSDQLLNPGWREDDFKRLKKEQLDGIKAGLKASNDEELGKEVLYSKLYQGHAYESYNYGDISDLEALTLEDLKAFYKAEFTQAKLNVGISGAMSDAAKARLLKDLSTLPEGSEKRLTVADAPKLEGRHATIVEKPAKSTAVSFGFPIDTIRSDKDWAALWLMRSYFGEHRNSNSFLYQRIRQIRGMNYGDYAYIEYFPRGMYQTKPDANLGRSEQIFQIWLRPLRSNNDAHFATRVAQYELDKLIENGMSKEDFESTRNFLTNFVPQMVASQDRQLGYALDSKFYNTGEFVAYVRKQLASLTVEDVNRVIRDNLQNKNIHYVFITGDAKDMKARLANETVSPLKYNAEKPKSLTDEDKVIESYKLAIDKANIEVMDVKNVFK; this is encoded by the coding sequence ATGAAACTTAAATTGGTTGCAGCAAGTGTAGTAATTGCACTATCACTTGCTGGTTGTAATAGCACAACATCATCAAATAATGCACAAGCTACCACGTCAGTAAAAGCTGAAAACAAAGTATTTGCTCAAGATTACGTGCTAGAAGAGCTTGATAACGGTCTTCGCGTTATGGTGGTTAAAACAGATTACCCAGATGTAGTCTCACTGCAAATTCCAGTATCAGTAGGTTCACGTAACGAAGTTGAAGCTGGCAAAACTGGTTTTGCGCACTTCTTTGAACATATGATGTTTAAAGGCTCTGAGAAATTCCCGCAAGATGTTTACTCTGATATTCTTAAAAATTCAGGTGTAGATAACCGCGCTTACACCACAAACGATTACACCAACTACCACCTTAATTTTTCAAAGCAGCATTTAGAAACAGTGCTAGAAATTAAAGGTGATATTTTCCAAAACCTAAAATATTCAGAGTCGCAATTTAGAACAGAAGCGCTGACGGTTAAAGGTGAGTACCTTAAAAACAATGCAAATCCAATTCGTCAGCTATTAAGTGCAGTGCGTAATGAAGCGTTTGAAAAGCATACTTACAAACACACCACTATGGGCTTTTTTGAAGACATCGAAAAAATGCCAGATCAAATGGCCTACGGTGAAGAGTTCTTTAAAAAGTTTTATAAGCCAGAATATGTATCGCTCATTATTACCGGTGATGTAGACCCGAACGATACCATTGAACTGGTTAAAAAGCATTGGGGTAACTGGCAGCGTGGCGATTATGTTGCTGATATTCCAGTAGAGCCAAAGCAAACAGCGGCAAAATACCTTCATAAAGAAAGCGAAGGTTTACCAGGCCACTGGTTACTTGTTTCTTACAAAGGCCCTGCGTGGCAGCCAACGGAAAAAGACCGTGCTGCAGTAGATTTAATCTCGCAATTATATTTCTCAAATAACTCAGCGCTTTACCAAGAGTTAGTTGTTGAGAAACAGCTTGCTAGCCAAATGTTTACTTACAACCCAGAAACTAAAGATCCGGGTTTATTGCACGTATTTGTAAAGGTTGAAAAAGAAGAAGATTTAGCAAAAGCACGTGATGCGATTAATCGTACTTATGCAAAAGCGCGTACTGAGTTAGTTGATGCAGATAAGCTTGCTAACTTAAAGTCTAACCTAAAGTACAGCTTTGTTAATGGCTTAGATTCATCGCAAGCAATTGCGTCAACTCTTGCGAGCTACATGCATTTTGAACGTGATCCAGAAGTTATTAATCAGCTTTACGCGACGGCAGATAGCATTTCTGCAGAAGATATTCGTGAAATTGCCAATAAGTACTTTATTGATTCGGGCCGTACAACTGTGACTATGTCGGCACTTAAATCGGTAAAAGGTTTTGAGCAAGAGGTTGACTTAAACGGTGTTGTTGCAGAAATGAGCAAACCGCAAGGCGATGCAAAATTTTCTGTACTTGATATGCGTAGCAGCTCACCGTTAGTTGATGTAAACCTATTATTCTACACAGGTGCAGCAGCAGATCCTGAAGGTAAAAAAGGCCTTGCAGCAATCACTGCTAATATGATTGCACGCGGTGGCTCTGAGTCGCGCTCTTACAAAGAAATTCAAAAAGCGCTTTACCCAATTGCGGGTAGCTTCGGCGTACAAATTGATAAAGAAATGGTGTCATTCCGTGGCCGTGTTAATAAAGACAAGGTAGACGAGTGGTACAAAATTGTTAGTGACCAACTACTTAATCCAGGTTGGCGTGAAGACGACTTTAAACGTTTAAAGAAAGAGCAGCTAGATGGCATCAAAGCAGGCCTAAAAGCATCTAATGATGAAGAGCTTGGCAAAGAAGTGTTATACAGCAAGCTTTACCAAGGTCACGCTTACGAAAGTTACAACTATGGCGATATTTCTGATTTAGAAGCACTCACACTTGAAGATTTAAAAGCATTTTATAAAGCTGAATTTACGCAAGCTAAATTAAATGTCGGTATCTCAGGTGCCATGTCAGATGCAGCAAAAGCAAGACTGCTTAAAGACTTAAGCACGCTTCCTGAAGGCAGTGAAAAGCGCTTAACAGTTGCTGATGCGCCTAAGTTAGAAGGTCGTCATGCAACCATCGTAGAAAAACCAGCTAAATCAACAGCGGTTAGCTTTGGTTTCCCAATTGATACGATTCGTAGCGATAAAGATTGGGCGGCACTTTGGTTAATGCGTTCTTACTTTGGTGAACACCGTAACTCAAACAGCTTCTTGTATCAGCGTATTCGCCAAATTCGTGGTATGAACTATGGTGATTACGCGTATATTGAGTACTTCCCGCGTGGTATGTACCAAACTAAACCAGATGCTAACTTAGGTCGTTCTGAGCAAATTTTCCAAATTTGGTTGCGTCCACTACGCTCTAATAATGATGCACACTTTGCAACACGTGTTGCCCAGTACGAATTAGATAAGCTAATTGAAAATGGCATGAGCAAAGAAGATTTCGAATCAACTCGTAACTTCTTAACTAACTTTGTGCCGCAAATGGTTGCAAGCCAAGATCGCCAGCTAGGTTATGCACTTGATAGCAAGTTCTACAATACTGGTGAGTTTGTTGCGTATGTGCGTAAGCAGCTTGCGAGCTTAACTGTTGAAGATGTAAATCGTGTTATTCGTGACAACCTGCAAAATAAAAACATTCACTATGTATTTATTACCGGTGATGCAAAAGACATGAAAGCGCGTTTAGCAAACGAAACAGTTTCTCCGCTTAAATATAATGCTGAAAAACCAAAATCACTTACCGATGAAGATAAGGTAATTGAAAGCTACAAGCTAGCTATCGATAAAGCTAACATCGAAGTGATGGATGTAAAAAACGTATTTAAATAA
- a CDS encoding ABC transporter substrate-binding protein, giving the protein MFCIILFNSSVRAELNILFVNPSIPNEPFWQSVEEIAQSAALQLGTKMQVIYGGGNRIVQLEALKQYLAKNPKPDYAVILNYPGGSTASMSLLESQQIKFVTLEQTIFGEEREKIGIAGQKYKHWLGEIYFDNHTAGGQLAKALQHLKQAQIPKQETHVVAINGHYGSESQARFNGMREYFEGNEGVVYQAVHAGWSEQVAFNQSKALLARFPKVNIIWAASDLMALGASKAAVESGRIPNKDIFIGGFDWLPRAIQAVEKQSISASIGGHKVMGAWAVISLILYDNGHDIFAQQKNKKLTFNLDVITKQNVAHFKSHKVKINWAEYDFKALKEKVALSHSIAGLSPLNPN; this is encoded by the coding sequence ATGTTCTGCATCATTTTATTTAATAGCTCGGTACGTGCTGAGTTAAATATTTTATTTGTAAACCCGTCTATCCCCAATGAGCCTTTTTGGCAAAGTGTTGAAGAAATAGCGCAATCAGCAGCGCTGCAACTCGGCACAAAAATGCAGGTGATTTATGGCGGTGGTAATCGTATTGTTCAACTAGAAGCACTAAAACAATATTTAGCGAAAAACCCCAAACCAGATTACGCAGTGATTTTAAATTATCCCGGCGGTTCTACTGCGAGCATGTCATTGCTGGAATCGCAGCAGATTAAGTTTGTTACTTTAGAGCAAACCATTTTTGGTGAAGAACGGGAAAAAATAGGAATAGCTGGGCAAAAATATAAGCATTGGCTTGGTGAAATTTATTTTGATAATCATACCGCAGGAGGCCAACTTGCAAAAGCGCTACAACATTTAAAACAGGCGCAAATACCTAAGCAAGAAACGCATGTAGTGGCTATCAATGGTCACTATGGCAGCGAATCGCAGGCGCGGTTTAATGGCATGCGAGAGTATTTCGAGGGCAATGAAGGGGTTGTTTATCAAGCTGTGCATGCAGGGTGGTCTGAGCAGGTTGCGTTTAATCAAAGCAAGGCGCTATTAGCGCGCTTTCCTAAAGTTAATATTATTTGGGCCGCGTCTGATTTGATGGCACTTGGCGCCAGTAAAGCAGCGGTAGAATCGGGTCGTATTCCCAATAAAGATATTTTTATTGGCGGTTTTGACTGGTTACCTCGCGCAATTCAAGCCGTTGAAAAACAGTCAATAAGTGCGTCAATTGGTGGTCATAAAGTTATGGGCGCATGGGCAGTTATTAGCCTAATACTGTACGATAATGGACACGATATTTTTGCCCAGCAAAAAAATAAAAAGCTAACCTTTAACCTTGATGTGATCACTAAGCAAAATGTTGCACATTTTAAATCCCATAAAGTTAAAATTAATTGGGCCGAATACGACTTTAAAGCACTTAAAGAAAAAGTGGCATTAAGCCACTCGATTGCAGGGCTTAGCCCATTAAATCCTAACTAG
- a CDS encoding LysR family transcriptional regulator translates to MSISSQLPNLYTFVVVAEQLNFSRASDLLHLTPSAVSHQMKQLETHLDVKLFIRQSKGVALTSEAKQLYSSVKKAFSEIEFGIEKAQAPKVKKLVIAAIPSVVSCVLVNKLAELQTLLPDYQIHFISQHQIVNFEQQNIDCHVHFGNGKYANAIAKKLADEVVYPVCASNVYEMQHELPLIHYAAGMEDKPGGISWQHWQKHFQLPTTPAQFVFDEVGLTLNAAKNGVGKALAWHQLVKPLIKDKQLKRIGETQITLPFSYYFITPKCHTQRVELSILYQWLQAQFTS, encoded by the coding sequence ATGTCGATTAGCAGCCAATTACCCAATTTATACACCTTTGTTGTCGTCGCTGAACAGCTTAATTTTAGTCGGGCCAGTGATTTATTGCACCTTACGCCAAGTGCCGTAAGTCATCAAATGAAGCAGCTAGAAACGCATTTAGATGTAAAATTGTTTATTCGCCAATCAAAAGGTGTGGCACTTACCAGCGAAGCTAAACAGCTTTATAGCTCAGTTAAAAAAGCGTTTTCAGAAATAGAGTTTGGTATTGAGAAAGCGCAAGCACCGAAAGTTAAAAAGCTGGTTATAGCGGCGATCCCGAGTGTTGTTTCTTGTGTATTGGTGAATAAATTAGCCGAGCTGCAAACTTTGCTTCCTGACTATCAAATTCATTTTATTAGCCAGCACCAAATCGTTAATTTTGAGCAGCAAAATATAGACTGTCATGTTCATTTTGGTAACGGCAAATATGCGAATGCCATTGCAAAAAAACTGGCAGATGAAGTGGTTTATCCGGTATGCGCGTCAAATGTTTATGAAATGCAGCATGAATTACCTTTGATTCATTACGCTGCAGGAATGGAAGACAAGCCCGGTGGCATTAGTTGGCAACATTGGCAAAAGCATTTTCAACTACCCACAACACCAGCCCAATTTGTCTTTGATGAAGTGGGCCTTACATTAAATGCAGCTAAAAATGGTGTAGGTAAAGCACTCGCTTGGCATCAACTTGTAAAACCTTTAATTAAAGATAAGCAACTAAAACGCATTGGCGAAACGCAAATCACATTGCCATTTAGTTATTACTTTATCACACCTAAATGCCATACCCAGCGAGTTGAACTCTCGATTTTGTATCAATGGTTGCAAGCACAATTTACTAGCTAA
- the cysE gene encoding serine O-acetyltransferase, with translation MRHTIWQELRKEAEALVRKEPLLASHVYSCVLNHECLGSALSFIVANKLSDAVVSAFTFRELFDQAFVNCDTMLDNVAHDIKAVRDRDPAVDNYLTVLLNLKGFQSIQVHRLAHCLWRQDRKELAQFIQSRNSEVFGVDIHPACKVGKGIMFDHATGIVVGETAVIEDNVSILQGVTLGGTGNEQGDRHPKIRHGVLIGAGAKVLGNIDVGEDAKIGAGSVVIADVDAHTTVVGVPAKVVGKTTSGCPAETMDQCFVADMSEEAGCSLSSAAL, from the coding sequence ATGCGTCATACAATTTGGCAAGAATTACGTAAAGAAGCAGAAGCCTTAGTAAGAAAAGAGCCGTTATTGGCAAGTCACGTTTATTCGTGTGTACTTAACCATGAGTGTTTAGGGTCTGCATTAAGCTTTATTGTCGCTAATAAATTATCTGATGCGGTAGTTTCAGCTTTCACTTTCCGCGAGTTATTCGACCAAGCATTTGTTAATTGCGACACCATGCTTGATAACGTTGCGCACGATATTAAAGCGGTGCGTGATCGCGACCCTGCGGTTGATAACTACCTAACCGTGCTATTGAATCTAAAAGGCTTTCAGTCAATTCAAGTACATCGCTTAGCACATTGCCTATGGCGCCAAGACCGAAAAGAGCTCGCGCAATTTATTCAAAGCCGCAACTCAGAAGTGTTTGGTGTTGATATTCACCCTGCATGTAAAGTGGGTAAAGGCATTATGTTTGACCACGCAACTGGCATTGTAGTGGGCGAAACCGCCGTTATTGAAGATAACGTATCGATTCTGCAAGGGGTTACGTTAGGTGGTACAGGTAATGAACAAGGCGATCGTCACCCGAAAATCCGCCACGGCGTATTAATAGGTGCGGGAGCAAAAGTACTAGGTAACATTGATGTTGGTGAAGATGCGAAAATTGGCGCGGGTTCAGTCGTAATTGCCGATGTTGATGCGCATACTACTGTCGTTGGTGTGCCAGCTAAAGTGGTTGGCAAAACCACGTCAGGTTGCCCTGCAGAAACTATGGATCAGTGTTTTGTTGCTGATATGTCTGAAGAGGCTGGTTGTTCACTGTCGAGTGCTGCACTGTAA